A portion of the Streptomyces sp. NBC_01335 genome contains these proteins:
- a CDS encoding helix-turn-helix domain-containing protein, translated as MTNRARDTSPYEPGPYEPSPYERGPYDDRQARGAGRGLTRGARVIPLRPVPATPASGAPASAPPAPRTPASAAPREPLLRDLVGEVLRQERLSQERTLKDVADSARISFAYLSELERGRKEASSEVLASAAHALGLGLADVLGRAASELARRSAFRAAARATGLVPSRSIPRAQVRLAA; from the coding sequence ATGACGAACCGAGCGAGGGACACCAGCCCGTACGAACCCGGCCCGTACGAACCCAGCCCGTACGAACGCGGCCCGTACGACGACCGGCAGGCGCGTGGGGCCGGGCGCGGCCTCACGCGTGGCGCCCGGGTGATACCCCTGCGGCCGGTCCCGGCGACCCCGGCTTCCGGGGCCCCGGCCTCCGCGCCCCCCGCCCCCCGGACTCCCGCATCGGCCGCGCCCCGGGAGCCGCTGCTGCGCGACCTCGTCGGCGAGGTGCTGCGGCAGGAACGCCTCTCCCAGGAGCGCACGCTGAAGGACGTCGCGGATTCGGCGCGGATCTCCTTCGCGTACCTCTCCGAGCTGGAGCGGGGCCGCAAGGAGGCATCCTCCGAGGTGCTCGCCTCCGCCGCGCACGCGCTGGGGCTCGGCCTCGCCGACGTGCTCGGCCGGGCGGCGTCGGAGCTGGCCCGCCGGAGCGCGTTCCGCGCGGCGGCCCGTGCGACCGGGCTCGTCCCCTCCCGCTCGATACCCAGGGCCCAGGTGCGGCTGGCCGCCTGA
- the gdhA gene encoding NADP-specific glutamate dehydrogenase, translating into MSVSSESALSSSAESRVIEPLYAEVLRRNQGEKEFHQAVREVLETLGPVLAARPEFVDARIIERLCEPERQLIFRVPWSDDNGTIHVNRGFRVEFSSSLGPYKGGLRFHPSVNLGIVKFLGFEQIFKNALTGMPIGGGKGGSDFDPKGRSDAEIMRFCQSFMTELHRHLGEYTDVPAGDIGVGGREIGYLFGQYKRITNRYESGVLTGKGLGWGGAQARTEATGYGCVMFTSEMLRVRGESLEGQRIAVSGSGNVAIYAIEKAQQLGATVITCSDSSGYVVDEKGIDLDLLKEIKEQNRGRVSDYAERRGASATFVAGTGLWTVPVDVALPCATQNELHEEDARALVRNGVKAVAEGANMPTIPEAVRVFQEAGVAFGPGKAANAGGVATSALEMQQNASRDSWSFAHTEARLEEIMRHIHDSCYTTAERYGSPGNYVVGANIAGFELVAEAMLAQGLI; encoded by the coding sequence ATGTCGGTATCTTCTGAATCCGCGCTCTCGTCGTCCGCCGAGAGCCGCGTCATCGAGCCGCTCTACGCGGAGGTCCTCCGCCGCAACCAGGGCGAGAAGGAGTTCCACCAGGCCGTCCGGGAGGTCCTGGAGACCCTCGGCCCGGTGCTCGCCGCGCGCCCCGAGTTCGTGGACGCCCGCATCATCGAGCGGCTGTGCGAGCCCGAGCGTCAGCTCATCTTCCGCGTGCCGTGGTCGGACGACAACGGCACCATCCACGTGAACCGCGGCTTCCGCGTCGAGTTCTCCAGCTCGCTCGGCCCGTACAAGGGCGGACTGCGCTTCCACCCCTCGGTCAACCTCGGCATCGTCAAGTTCCTCGGCTTCGAGCAGATCTTCAAGAACGCCCTCACCGGCATGCCGATCGGCGGCGGCAAGGGCGGCTCCGACTTCGACCCCAAGGGCCGTTCGGACGCCGAGATCATGCGCTTCTGCCAGTCCTTCATGACCGAACTCCACCGCCACCTGGGCGAGTACACCGATGTCCCCGCCGGTGACATCGGCGTCGGCGGCCGCGAGATCGGCTACCTCTTCGGCCAGTACAAGCGGATCACCAACCGCTACGAGTCCGGCGTCCTCACCGGCAAGGGCCTCGGCTGGGGCGGCGCCCAGGCGCGTACCGAGGCCACCGGCTACGGCTGCGTCATGTTCACCTCCGAGATGCTGCGCGTCCGGGGCGAGTCGCTGGAGGGCCAGCGCATCGCCGTCTCCGGCTCCGGCAACGTCGCCATCTACGCCATCGAGAAGGCCCAGCAGCTCGGCGCCACCGTCATCACCTGCTCCGACTCCAGTGGCTACGTCGTGGACGAGAAGGGCATCGACCTCGACCTGCTCAAGGAGATCAAGGAGCAGAACCGGGGCCGGGTCTCCGACTACGCCGAGCGCCGCGGCGCCTCCGCCACCTTCGTGGCGGGTACCGGCCTGTGGACCGTGCCGGTCGACGTCGCGCTGCCCTGCGCCACGCAGAACGAGCTGCACGAGGAGGACGCCCGCGCGCTCGTGCGCAACGGCGTGAAGGCGGTCGCCGAGGGCGCCAACATGCCGACCATCCCGGAGGCCGTCCGCGTCTTCCAGGAGGCTGGCGTCGCGTTCGGCCCCGGCAAGGCGGCGAACGCCGGTGGCGTGGCCACCAGCGCGCTGGAGATGCAGCAGAACGCCTCGCGCGACTCCTGGAGCTTCGCCCACACCGAGGCGCGCCTGGAGGAGATCATGCGGCACATCCACGACTCCTGCTACACCACCGCCGAGCGCTACGGCAGTCCGGGCAACTACGTCGTCGGCGCCAACATCGCCGGCTTCGAACTGGTCGCCGAGGCGATGCTGGCCCAGGGTCTCATCTGA
- a CDS encoding GGDEF domain-containing protein produces MSGDDVRLRAVVSLAQTMAAAYTAKESWRAAAVGAREALGGSFAALSVWERDRGRLRVLVNAGERAEGEEEFPEEEAYPVHRFPEITEFLHERWAGGGEPDAWVETAEGHPGGGAPARGARPFCHQRVAALQRRGRGCCVVAPIVLHGRAWGELYVARPVGVPVFDRDDADFATVLAAVIAAGIAQTERLEEVRKLAFTDPLTGLANRRAVDIRLDEAVERHRVEDVVVSLVVCDLNGLKAVNDTHGHAVGDRLLERFGSVLSRCGAMLPDALAARLGGDEFCLISVGPGADEVIGVAAELCERAAALELGEGVACGVASTGDPIGPVNSARRLFRLADAAQYRAKADRAVGPVVAGRDGEVMRLADSPPTPAHDRRRLRGNLP; encoded by the coding sequence ATGAGTGGTGACGATGTGCGACTGCGAGCGGTGGTGTCGCTGGCGCAGACCATGGCGGCGGCCTACACCGCGAAGGAGTCGTGGCGGGCCGCGGCCGTAGGCGCCCGCGAGGCGCTGGGCGGCTCCTTCGCCGCGCTCTCCGTGTGGGAGCGCGACCGGGGCAGGCTCCGCGTCCTGGTGAACGCGGGGGAGCGGGCCGAGGGGGAGGAGGAGTTCCCCGAGGAGGAGGCGTACCCCGTCCACCGGTTCCCGGAGATCACCGAGTTCCTGCACGAGCGCTGGGCGGGCGGCGGCGAACCCGACGCCTGGGTGGAGACCGCGGAAGGGCACCCCGGCGGCGGCGCACCGGCCCGGGGGGCCCGCCCGTTCTGCCACCAGCGGGTCGCCGCGCTCCAGCGGCGCGGCCGGGGATGCTGCGTGGTCGCGCCGATCGTGCTGCACGGCCGGGCCTGGGGCGAGCTGTACGTGGCCCGGCCGGTGGGGGTGCCCGTCTTCGACCGGGACGACGCCGACTTCGCGACGGTGCTCGCGGCCGTGATCGCGGCGGGCATCGCGCAGACCGAGCGGCTGGAGGAGGTGCGCAAGCTCGCCTTCACCGACCCGCTGACCGGCCTCGCCAACCGCAGGGCCGTGGACATCCGGCTGGACGAGGCGGTGGAGCGGCACCGTGTCGAGGACGTCGTGGTGAGCCTGGTGGTCTGCGACCTCAACGGGCTCAAGGCGGTCAACGACACCCACGGCCACGCCGTCGGCGACCGCCTGCTGGAACGTTTCGGCTCGGTGCTCTCGCGGTGCGGGGCCATGCTGCCGGACGCCCTCGCCGCCCGGCTCGGCGGCGACGAGTTCTGCCTGATCTCCGTGGGCCCCGGGGCGGACGAGGTGATCGGGGTCGCCGCCGAACTGTGCGAGCGCGCCGCGGCGCTGGAGCTGGGCGAAGGGGTGGCCTGCGGGGTCGCCTCGACCGGCGACCCGATCGGGCCGGTCAACTCCGCCCGGCGGCTCTTCCGGCTCGCCGACGCCGCGCAGTACCGCGCGAAGGCCGACCGTGCGGTGGGCCCGGTGGTGGCCGGGCGGGACGGCGAGGTGATGCGGCTGGCCGACTCGCCGCCGACACCGGCCCACGACCGCCGGAGGCTGCGGGGGAACCTGCCGTGA
- the msrA gene encoding peptide-methionine (S)-S-oxide reductase MsrA codes for MMLFGRTPVLPTPEQALKGSPTPTFTVPDRHIVLGNPLQGPYPEGLEVADFALGCFWGAERKFWQTEGVWTTLVGYQGGYTENPTYEETCSGQTGHTEAVRVVFDPEVVPYTELLKLFWESHNPTQGFRQGNDVGTQYRSALYTHSAGQAEAAAASREAYQKVLTGSGYGDITTEVLPAEGRTFWPAEGYHQQYLEKNPGGYCGIGGTGVSCPIGVARAGS; via the coding sequence ATCATGTTGTTCGGCCGTACGCCCGTGCTCCCCACCCCCGAGCAGGCCCTGAAGGGCAGCCCGACCCCGACGTTCACGGTGCCCGACCGCCACATCGTGCTCGGCAACCCGCTGCAGGGGCCGTACCCGGAGGGCCTGGAGGTCGCCGACTTCGCGCTGGGCTGTTTCTGGGGAGCCGAGCGCAAGTTCTGGCAGACGGAGGGCGTCTGGACGACGCTCGTCGGCTACCAGGGCGGCTACACCGAGAACCCCACGTACGAGGAGACCTGCTCCGGCCAGACCGGTCACACGGAGGCGGTCCGCGTGGTCTTCGACCCCGAGGTCGTCCCCTACACCGAGCTGCTGAAACTGTTCTGGGAGTCGCACAACCCGACCCAGGGCTTCCGCCAGGGCAATGACGTCGGTACGCAGTACCGCTCGGCGCTCTACACCCACTCCGCCGGGCAGGCCGAGGCCGCCGCCGCCTCGCGCGAGGCGTACCAGAAGGTCCTGACGGGCTCCGGATACGGCGACATCACCACCGAGGTCCTGCCCGCCGAGGGCCGCACCTTCTGGCCGGCCGAGGGCTACCACCAGCAGTACCTGGAGAAGAACCCGGGCGGCTACTGCGGCATCGGCGGCACCGGAGTCTCCTGCCCGATCGGCGTGGCCCGCGCGGGCAGCTGA
- a CDS encoding ABC transporter permease, translating into MFFTYLRRELRRRRKAALVVASGLALGIALVIVVSSVTAGMGKAQDKVLESLYGLGTDMTVTKAAAAQGTTGAQERPKFNFDAKDSDDDATQSTDRVMVQGFQTLADSTVTKVGQQSGVATAVGGLSLNVMKVDGQFKRGEFKQDSSSGGNSGGQGGYGGQGGGAPQGRVQGGGASFDVNSFTVYGTDVAHQDLGPLTSSEITKGRTFKTTETNGKVAIVDASYAKEKSLAVDKTVTISGTKFTIIGVSTASSGDAAANVYIPLQQAQTLSDSKAKVTTVYVKAKDSTAIDSVKSAIQKNISGTTVTTSADLADTVSGSLSTASDLASSVGKWLSIVVLIAAFVVAGLLTSSAVSRRVREFGTLKALGWKSGRVTRQVVGEALVNGLMGGVLGIAVGLAGAYIVTAISPTLTAELGSSGGGGGGGGFGGMGGGGMGGPGRQAAAKTLDIALTAPVSLSTIVIAVVLAVAGGLIAGAFGGWRASRLRPADALRRVE; encoded by the coding sequence ATGTTCTTCACCTACCTCCGGCGCGAGCTGCGCCGCCGCAGAAAGGCGGCGCTCGTCGTCGCCTCGGGGCTCGCCCTCGGCATTGCGCTGGTCATCGTCGTCAGCTCGGTCACCGCCGGGATGGGCAAGGCCCAGGACAAGGTCCTGGAATCGCTGTACGGCCTCGGCACGGACATGACCGTGACCAAGGCCGCCGCGGCCCAGGGCACCACGGGTGCCCAGGAGCGCCCGAAGTTCAACTTCGACGCCAAGGACAGCGACGACGACGCGACGCAGAGCACCGACCGCGTCATGGTCCAGGGCTTCCAGACCCTGGCCGACTCCACCGTCACCAAGGTCGGACAGCAGTCCGGTGTGGCGACCGCGGTCGGCGGGCTGAGCCTGAACGTCATGAAGGTCGACGGCCAGTTCAAGCGCGGCGAGTTCAAGCAGGACAGCTCGTCCGGTGGCAACAGCGGCGGCCAGGGCGGCTACGGCGGCCAGGGCGGCGGCGCCCCGCAGGGCCGCGTCCAGGGCGGCGGCGCCTCCTTCGACGTCAACTCCTTCACCGTGTACGGCACCGACGTCGCGCACCAGGACCTCGGACCGCTGACCTCCTCCGAGATCACCAAGGGCCGTACCTTCAAGACCACCGAGACGAACGGCAAGGTCGCGATCGTCGACGCCTCCTACGCCAAGGAGAAGTCGCTCGCGGTCGACAAGACCGTCACCATCTCCGGCACCAAGTTCACGATCATCGGTGTCTCCACCGCCAGCAGCGGTGACGCCGCCGCGAACGTCTACATCCCGCTCCAGCAGGCCCAGACGCTCTCGGACTCGAAGGCCAAGGTCACCACGGTCTACGTGAAGGCCAAGGACTCCACCGCCATCGACAGCGTCAAGTCGGCCATCCAGAAGAACATCTCGGGTACCACCGTCACCACCTCCGCCGACCTGGCCGACACGGTCTCCGGCTCCCTCTCCACCGCCTCCGACCTGGCCTCCAGCGTCGGCAAGTGGCTCTCCATCGTCGTCCTGATCGCCGCCTTCGTGGTGGCGGGCCTGCTCACCTCCTCGGCGGTCAGCCGCCGCGTCCGCGAGTTCGGCACCCTGAAGGCGCTCGGCTGGAAGAGCGGCCGGGTCACCCGCCAGGTCGTCGGCGAGGCGCTCGTCAACGGCCTCATGGGCGGTGTCCTCGGCATCGCCGTCGGCCTGGCCGGTGCCTACATCGTCACCGCGATCAGCCCCACCCTCACCGCGGAGCTCGGCTCCTCCGGCGGCGGCGGCGGTGGCGGCGGCTTCGGCGGCATGGGCGGCGGCGGGATGGGCGGCCCCGGCCGTCAGGCCGCCGCGAAGACCCTGGACATCGCGCTGACCGCACCGGTCTCCCTCTCCACCATCGTGATCGCTGTCGTACTGGCCGTGGCGGGCGGGCTCATCGCCGGCGCGTTCGGCGGCTGGCGCGCCTCCCGGCTGCGCCCGGCCGACGCCCTGCGCCGCGTCGAGTAG
- a CDS encoding DUF4190 domain-containing protein: protein MEHGNGTDGIPATDGIPATAGGPEPAPAPGDTSAPAPRNRAATVSGFFALGAVGAVGNFATGIALMNPAVFIALAVLCALIAIPAGHVARFRGKRLGGAGRGVALVSILTGWLVLLLCLLGVLALVGLVAGFAALTGAT, encoded by the coding sequence ATGGAGCACGGCAACGGCACGGACGGCATACCGGCGACGGACGGCATACCGGCGACGGCCGGGGGACCGGAGCCGGCACCGGCTCCGGGAGACACTTCCGCGCCCGCGCCCAGGAACCGGGCGGCGACGGTCAGCGGGTTCTTCGCGCTGGGCGCCGTCGGTGCCGTCGGGAACTTCGCCACCGGCATCGCGCTGATGAACCCGGCCGTCTTCATCGCCCTCGCGGTCCTGTGCGCGCTGATCGCCATCCCCGCCGGACACGTGGCCCGCTTCCGGGGCAAGCGCCTCGGCGGCGCCGGGCGCGGGGTCGCCCTGGTGTCCATCCTGACAGGCTGGCTGGTGCTGCTCCTCTGCCTGCTCGGGGTGCTGGCCCTCGTCGGCCTCGTCGCCGGCTTCGCCGCGCTCACCGGCGCCACCTGA
- the hutH gene encoding histidine ammonia-lyase, which produces MHTVVVGTSGTTAEDVLAVAREGARVVLSQEALDALAAARRTVDALAARPEPVYGVSTGFGALATRHISPELRGRLQRNIVRSHAAGMGPHVEREVVRALMFLRLKTVASGHTGVRPEVAQTMADLLNAGITPVVHEFGSLGCSGDLAPLSHCALALMGEGEAEGPDGTVRPAAELLAEHGITPVELREKEGLALLNGTDGMLGMLVMALADLRALYTSADITAALSLEALLGTEKVLAPELHAIRPHPGQGVSAANMLRVLEGSGLTGHHQDDAPRVQDAYSVRCAPQVNGAGRDTLAYAATVADRELASAVDNPVVLPDGRVESNGNFHGAPVAYVLDFLAIVAADLGSICERRTDRLLDKNRSHGLPPFLADDAGVDSGLMIAQYTQAALVSEMKRLAVPASADSIPSSAMQEDHVSMGWSAARKLRTAVDDLSRIVAVELYAAARAVELRAAGGLFPALASRAAVEALREAGAEGPGPDRFLAPDLAAADAFVRGGGLVRAVERVTGPLD; this is translated from the coding sequence ATGCACACTGTCGTGGTGGGGACCTCCGGAACCACCGCCGAGGACGTCCTGGCCGTGGCCCGCGAGGGCGCGCGCGTGGTCCTGTCCCAGGAGGCCCTGGACGCCCTCGCCGCCGCCCGCAGGACCGTCGACGCGCTCGCGGCCCGCCCCGAACCCGTCTACGGGGTCTCCACCGGCTTCGGCGCCCTCGCCACCCGCCACATCAGCCCCGAGCTGCGGGGCCGCCTCCAGCGCAACATCGTCCGCTCGCACGCCGCGGGCATGGGCCCGCACGTGGAGCGCGAGGTGGTGCGCGCGCTGATGTTCCTCCGGCTCAAGACGGTCGCCTCCGGCCACACCGGCGTACGCCCCGAGGTCGCCCAGACCATGGCCGACCTCCTCAACGCCGGGATCACCCCCGTCGTCCACGAGTTCGGCTCGCTCGGCTGCTCCGGCGACCTCGCCCCGCTCTCGCACTGCGCCCTCGCGCTGATGGGCGAGGGGGAGGCCGAGGGGCCGGACGGCACCGTGCGCCCCGCCGCGGAACTCCTCGCGGAGCACGGAATCACCCCGGTGGAACTCCGCGAGAAGGAGGGCCTCGCCCTCCTCAACGGCACCGACGGCATGCTCGGCATGCTGGTGATGGCCCTCGCCGACCTGCGCGCCCTCTACACCAGCGCCGACATCACCGCCGCGCTCTCGCTGGAGGCGCTGCTCGGCACCGAGAAGGTCCTCGCCCCCGAACTGCACGCCATCCGCCCGCATCCCGGGCAGGGCGTGAGCGCCGCCAACATGCTGCGGGTGCTGGAGGGTTCCGGCCTCACCGGCCACCACCAGGACGACGCGCCCCGCGTCCAGGACGCCTACTCCGTACGCTGCGCGCCCCAGGTCAACGGCGCGGGCCGGGACACCCTCGCGTACGCCGCCACGGTCGCGGACCGGGAGCTCGCCTCCGCCGTCGACAACCCGGTGGTGCTGCCGGACGGGCGGGTGGAGTCCAACGGCAACTTCCACGGCGCCCCGGTGGCGTACGTCCTCGACTTCCTGGCGATCGTCGCCGCCGACCTCGGCTCCATCTGCGAGCGCCGCACCGACCGGCTGCTGGACAAGAACCGCTCGCACGGGCTGCCGCCGTTCCTCGCCGACGACGCCGGGGTGGACTCCGGTCTGATGATCGCTCAGTACACCCAGGCGGCCCTCGTCAGCGAGATGAAGCGGCTGGCCGTGCCCGCGTCCGCGGACTCGATCCCGTCCTCCGCGATGCAGGAGGACCACGTCTCGATGGGCTGGTCGGCCGCGCGCAAGCTCCGTACCGCCGTGGACGACCTCTCCCGGATCGTCGCGGTCGAGCTGTACGCGGCGGCGCGCGCCGTCGAACTGCGCGCCGCCGGAGGGCTGTTCCCCGCCCTCGCCTCCCGCGCCGCCGTCGAGGCGCTGCGCGAGGCGGGCGCCGAGGGGCCGGGGCCGGACCGCTTCCTCGCCCCCGACCTGGCCGCCGCCGACGCGTTCGTCCGCGGCGGCGGGCTGGTCCGGGCCGTGGAGCGGGTCACCGGACCGCTGGACTGA
- a CDS encoding ABC transporter ATP-binding protein produces the protein MYQLRGVTKRYLRGKTKVDALAGVDLTIEDGGRLVIQGPTGGGKSTLLQMLGGLDRPTEGTIELDGVDLAKLSEAKLTKVRAESIGFVFQSFNLIPTLTAAENVETALVPLGISAKLRRERAIEALESVGLGDRPTHLPSEMSGGQQQRVAIARALVKKPKVLLADEPTGNLDESMRDEIMTLLEGLWKELGLTFVMVTHDSSLARKAPRLATIRKGKVTITENASA, from the coding sequence GTGTATCAGCTCAGAGGCGTCACCAAGCGCTACCTGCGGGGAAAGACCAAGGTCGACGCGCTCGCCGGGGTCGACCTGACCATCGAGGACGGTGGCCGGCTCGTCATCCAGGGCCCCACCGGCGGCGGCAAGTCCACCCTCCTCCAGATGCTCGGCGGTCTCGACCGGCCGACCGAGGGCACCATCGAGCTCGACGGCGTCGACCTCGCCAAGCTCTCCGAGGCCAAGCTCACCAAGGTCCGGGCCGAGTCCATCGGCTTCGTCTTCCAGAGCTTCAACCTGATCCCGACGCTCACCGCCGCCGAGAACGTCGAGACCGCCCTGGTCCCGCTCGGCATCAGCGCCAAGCTCCGCCGCGAGCGGGCCATCGAGGCGCTGGAGTCGGTCGGCCTCGGCGACCGCCCCACCCACCTGCCGAGCGAGATGTCCGGCGGGCAGCAGCAGCGCGTCGCGATCGCCCGCGCGCTCGTCAAGAAGCCCAAGGTGCTCCTCGCCGACGAGCCGACCGGCAACCTCGACGAGTCCATGCGTGACGAGATCATGACGCTGCTCGAAGGGCTCTGGAAGGAGCTGGGGCTGACCTTCGTCATGGTCACCCACGACAGCTCCCTCGCCCGCAAGGCCCCGCGCCTCGCCACCATCCGCAAGGGCAAGGTCACCATCACGGAGAACGCCTCCGCCTGA
- a CDS encoding L,D-transpeptidase — MEKRVITDSKRRKGLMAASALLGGVLVLSACSGGDDSSPTGAGSSQKSQTAVDEAAAQDVSEAQISIEPKNGSTNASINNAAKVTVAKGTLTTVTMTTAAGDAVEGTLATDGKSWKPAAQLERSTTYKVIATAKDSKGREAHENGSFTTVSPDNSFIGNFTPEDGSTVGVGMPVSINFNKAITDKAAVQAGITVTSSSGQQVEGHWFNSQRLDLRPQAYWTSGSTVTLKLALDGVEGADGVYGVQQKTVTFKVGRNQVSTVDAAAHTMTVTQDGKTIKTIPISAGSPDNPTYNGQMVISEKYKETRMDGATVGFTDDDGKGEYDIKDVPHAMRLSSSGTFVHGNYWGSSSIFGSANTSHGCVGLQDVKGAGDADQPAAWFYNHSIIGDVVIVKNSPDKTIAPDNGLNGWNMSWSEWTADSAA; from the coding sequence ATGGAGAAGCGTGTGATCACGGACAGCAAGCGGCGCAAGGGCCTCATGGCCGCGTCCGCCCTGCTCGGCGGCGTGCTGGTGCTCTCGGCGTGCAGCGGCGGCGACGATTCGAGTCCCACGGGTGCCGGCAGTTCTCAGAAGTCCCAGACCGCGGTCGACGAGGCCGCGGCCCAGGACGTGTCCGAGGCCCAGATATCGATCGAGCCGAAGAACGGCTCCACCAACGCCAGCATCAACAACGCGGCCAAGGTCACCGTCGCCAAGGGGACGCTGACCACCGTCACCATGACGACCGCCGCCGGCGACGCCGTGGAGGGCACGCTCGCCACGGACGGGAAGAGCTGGAAGCCCGCCGCCCAGCTGGAGCGCTCGACCACGTACAAGGTCATCGCCACGGCGAAGGACTCCAAGGGCCGCGAGGCGCACGAGAACGGTTCCTTCACGACCGTCTCGCCCGACAACAGCTTCATCGGGAACTTCACCCCCGAGGACGGTTCCACCGTCGGCGTCGGCATGCCGGTCTCGATCAACTTCAACAAGGCGATCACCGACAAGGCGGCCGTCCAGGCCGGCATCACCGTCACGTCGAGCAGCGGCCAGCAGGTCGAAGGCCACTGGTTCAACTCGCAGCGCCTCGACCTCCGCCCCCAGGCCTACTGGACGAGCGGCTCCACCGTCACGCTGAAGCTCGCGCTGGACGGCGTCGAGGGCGCCGACGGCGTCTACGGCGTGCAGCAGAAGACGGTCACCTTCAAGGTGGGCCGCAACCAGGTCTCCACCGTCGACGCGGCCGCGCACACCATGACCGTCACCCAGGACGGGAAGACGATCAAGACGATCCCGATCTCCGCCGGTTCGCCCGACAACCCCACGTACAACGGTCAGATGGTGATCTCCGAGAAGTACAAGGAGACCCGGATGGACGGCGCCACGGTCGGCTTCACCGACGACGACGGCAAGGGCGAGTACGACATCAAGGACGTCCCGCACGCCATGCGCCTCTCCAGCTCCGGCACCTTCGTGCACGGCAACTACTGGGGCAGCTCCAGCATCTTCGGCTCGGCCAACACCAGCCACGGCTGCGTCGGCCTCCAGGACGTCAAGGGCGCCGGCGACGCCGACCAGCCCGCCGCGTGGTTCTACAACCACTCGATCATCGGCGACGTCGTCATCGTGAAGAACTCCCCGGACAAGACCATCGCCCCCGACAACGGTCTCAACGGCTGGAACATGAGCTGGTCGGAGTGGACCGCCGACTCGGCGGCCTGA